One window of the Hoplias malabaricus isolate fHopMal1 chromosome Y, fHopMal1.hap1, whole genome shotgun sequence genome contains the following:
- the LOC136679321 gene encoding ubiquitin-protein ligase E3B-like isoform X1 — MFSATQTSKSQFLDKARLAREERKGQKEKERAATQIQALIRRFLCRCRLQREIRKEVDDFFATTEAGTTKRNALSIFKIARKLLFIFSKDDKLRFEKLCRTILSSMEVENEPKVWYVSLALSKDLTIPWLKQIKDVLWVSCEFLKKLKPDILQENKLVTLYLTMLITFTDTSTWKIIRGKGEALKPALNRICENIMGHLNQKGFYSVLQILLTNGLARSRPSLSKGTLTAIFTLSLRPVIAAHFSDNLLRSFLIHIMSVPAVISHLNTLTPDCMITIQIHDLMRKFILFLSREEQCLDICVCLEGSHTLCLLGNLIQLGYVNVKVLEQEAGHFVKDLTEMLSYCQRYVSQKKSNLTHWHPVLGWFSQTVDYGLNESMPLVTKQLQCLWGVPVICTLFCDVLSKKLEVQEPMPSPSPQANTLQNNLPVKNLFKRAFQKSASVRNILKPVGGRRVDSAEVQKVCSVCVLYQTALTTLTQIRLQILTGLTYLDDLLPKLWAFICELGPQGGLKLFLECLNNDTDESKQLLAMLMLFCDCSRHLITILDDIEVYEEQISFKMEELITISSFLNTFVYKMIWDGILENAKGEKLDLFHSVHGWLMVLYERDCRRRFTPDEHWLRKDLKPSLLFQELEKGKKRAQLLLQYIPHVIPHKNRVLLFRNIVTKEKETLGLVETSSASPHVTHITIRRSRMLEDGYDQLRRLPVNSIKGVIRVKFVNDLGVDEAGIDQDGVFKEFLEEIIKKVFNPALNLFKTTSGNERLYPSPTSNIHENHLQLFEFVGKMLGKALYEGIVVDVPFASFFLSQVLGHHHSSFYSSIDELPSLDSEFYKNLTSIKRYDGDVSDLGLTLSYDEDVMGQLVCHELIPGGKTMPVTNENKISYIHLMAHFRMHTQIKDQTGAFIRGFRSIINPEWLHMFSTPEVQRLISGDNAEIDLDDLKKHTVYYGGFHSSHRVIIWLWDILSSDFTPEERAMFLKFVTSCSRPPLLGFAYLKPPFSIRCVEVSDDQDTGDTLGSVLRGFFTIRKKEPGGRLPTSSTCFNLLKLPNYSKKSILRDKLRYAISMNTGFELS; from the exons ATGTTCAGTGCCACGCAGACGTCCAAATCTCAGTTTCTGGACAAAGCTCGACTGGCGCGGGAGGAGAGGAAGGGACAAAAGGAGAAAGAGCGAGCAGCCACTCAGATCCAGGCTCTGATCCGCAGGTTCCTCTGCCGCTGTAGACTGCAGAGAGAAATCAG AAAAGAGGTTGATGACTTTTTTGCGACGACTGAAGCAGGGACCACAAAACGAAATGCACTGTCCATCTTTAAAATCGCaagaaaattattattcatattcaGTAAAGATGATAAATTG AGGTTTGAGAAGCTCTGTCGAACTATTCTGAGCAGCATGGAAGTTGAAAATGAGCCTAAA GTGTGGTATGTTTCTCTGGCTCTTTCTAAAGACCTCACCATCCCCTGGCTCAAACAGATCAAGGATGTACTCTGGGTCTCCTGTGAGTTCCTGAAGAAGCTGAAG CCGGACATTCTGCAGGAAAACAAACTGGTGACCCTCTACCTGACGATGCTCATCACCTTCACAGATACATCGACATGGAAAATTATAAGAGGGAAAG GAGAAGCTCTGAAACCTGCGTTAAACAGAATCTGTGAGAACATCATGGGCCACCTTAACCAGAAGGGGTTCTACTCTGTTTTACAG ATTTTATTGACCAATGGTCTGGCCCGGTCAAGGCCCTCGCTGTCCAAAGGCACACTTACCGCCattttcactctctccctcag GCCAGTTATAGCAGCTCATTTCTCCGATAATCTGCTGAGGTCTTTCCTGATCCACATCATGTCTGTCCCTGCTGTCATCTCCCACCTCAACACACTTACTCCAGAT TGTATGATCACTATCCAGATTCATGATCTCATGCGTAAGTTCATCTTGTTCCTCAGTCGTGAGGAGCAGTGTTTggacatttgtgtgtgtctggaggGAAGCCACACACTCTGCTTACTTG GTAACCTGATACAGCTGGGCTATGTGAATGTAAAGGTGCTGGAGCAGGAGGCTGGTCACTTTGTGAAGGATCTGACGGAGATGTTGTCGTACTGTCAGAGATACGTCTCTCAGAAGAAGTCCAACCTCACACACTGGCACCCGGTGCTGGGCTGGTTCTCTCAGACTGTGGACTATGG GCTGAACGAGTCCATGCCGCTGGTGACAAAGCAGCTACAGTGTTTATGGGGAGTTCCTGTGATCTGTACACTCTTCTGTGACGTCCTCAGCAAAAAACTTGAAGTCCAGGAACCCAtgccttctccttctcctcaaGCAAACACACTACAGAACAACCTGCCTGTTAAAA ATCTGTTTAAGCGTGCGTTCCAGAAGTCAGCGTCAGTGCGGAACATCCTGAAGCCAGTGGGGGGGAGGAGAGTGGACTCTGCGGAGGTGCAgaaagtgtgcagtgtgtgtgtactgtatcaAACAGCCCTCACAACACTCACACAGATTCGCCTGCAGATCCttacag GTTTGACATATCTGGATGATCTTCTACCAAAGCTGTGGGCCTTTATCTGTGAGCTTGGTCCTCAAGGGGGGCTCAAACTCTTCTTGGAATGTCTAAATAATGACACGGACGAATCCAAGCAGCTGCTGGCCATGCTCATGCTGTTCTGTGACTGCTCCAGGCACCTCATAAC AATTCTGGATGATATTGAGGTTTATGAGGAGcagatttcttttaaaatggaggaaCTCATCACCATCTCCTCCTTCCTCAACACATTTGTGTATAAAATGATCTGGGATGGCATTCTGG AGAATGCAAAGGGGGAGAAGCTGGATCTGTTCCACAGTGTACACGGCTGGCTGATGGTGCTTTATGAGAGAGACTGCCGCCGGAGGTTCACCCCTGACGAACACTGGCTTCGCAA GGACCTGAAGCCCAGTCTGCTGTTCCAGGAGctagagaaaggaaaaaagagagccCAGCTTCTGCTGCAGTATATCCCCCATGTCATCCCTCACAAAAAC AGGGTGCTGCTGTTCCGGAACATTGTTACAAAGGAGAAGGAGACACTGGGCTTGGTGGAAACAAGCTCTGCCTCCCCACATGTTACTCACATAACTATCCGCCGCTCACGCATgctggag gATGGTTATGACCAGTTGCGTAGGCTACCTGTGAACTCCATTAAGGGTGTGATCCGTGTGAAGTTTGTAAATGATCTGGGAGTGGACGAGGCTGGGATTGATCAGGACGGAGTTTTTAAGGAGTTTCTAGAGGAGATCATTAAGAAAGTCTTCAACCCAGCGCTCAACCTGTTCAAG ACAACCAGTGGAAACGAGCGACTCTATCCCTCGCCCACCTCTAACATCCACGAGAACCACCTGCAGCTGTTTGAGTTTGTGGGGAAGATGCTGGGGAAGGCCCTGTACGAGGGTATAGTGGTGGACGTTCCCTTCGCCTCCTTTTTCCTCAGCCAGGTCCTGGGACACCACCACAGCTCCTTCTACAGCTCCATCGACGAGCTGCCGTCCCTCGACTCCGAGTTTTACAAGAATCTCACGTCCATAAAG CGCTACGATGGGGATGTGAGTGATTTGGGGCTGACCTTGTCGTATGATGAGGATGTCATGGGACAG ttAGTGTGTCATGAGCTGATTCCAGGTGGGAAGACTATGCCTGTCACTAATGAAAACAA GATCAGCTACATCCACCTGATGGCTCATTTCCGGATGCACACACAGATAAAGGACCAGACCGGAGCATTTATCCGGGGCTTCCGAAGCATCATTAACCCTGAGTGGCTGCACATGTTCTCCACGCCCGAGGTGCAGAGACTCATCTCTGGGGACAACGCAGAGATCGACCTGGATGACCTCAA GAAGCACACTGTGTATTATGGAGGTTTCCACAGCAGCCACAGGGTGATCATCTGGCTTTGGGACATTCTGTCCAGTGACTTCACTCCTGAAGAGAGAGCCATGTTCCTCAAG TTTGTCACCAGCTGTTCCAGACCTCCTCTGCTGGGCTTTGCATACCTCAAACCCCCCTTCTCCATCCGCTGTGTGGAGGTCTCCGATGACCAG gacACAGGGGACACTTTGGGCAGCGTGCTGAGGGGTTTCTTCACAATTCGAAAGAAGGAGCCGGGGGGCCGTCTGCCCACTTCATCCACCTGCTTCAACCTGCTCAAACTGCCCAACTACAGCAAGAAGAGCATCCTCCGAGACAAGCTCCGCTACGCCATCAGCATGAACACGGGCTTCGAGCTCTCCTAA
- the LOC136679321 gene encoding ubiquitin-protein ligase E3B-like isoform X2, translating to MFSATQTSKSQFLDKARLAREERKGQKEKERAATQIQALIRRFLCRCRLQREIRKEVDDFFATTEAGTTKRNALSIFKIARKLLFIFSKDDKLRFEKLCRTILSSMEVENEPKVWYVSLALSKDLTIPWLKQIKDVLWVSCEFLKKLKPDILQENKLVTLYLTMLITFTDTSTWKIIRGKGEALKPALNRICENIMGHLNQKGFYSVLQILLTNGLARSRPSLSKGTLTAIFTLSLRPVIAAHFSDNLLRSFLIHIMSVPAVISHLNTLTPDCMITIQIHDLMRKFILFLSREEQCLDICVCLEGSHTLCLLGNLIQLGYVNVKVLEQEAGHFVKDLTEMLSYCQRYVSQKKSNLTHWHPVLGWFSQTVDYGLNESMPLVTKQLQCLWGVPVICTLFCDVLSKKLEVQEPMPSPSPQANTLQNNLPVKNLFKRAFQKSASVRNILKPVGGRRVDSAEVQKVCSVCVLYQTALTTLTQIRLQILTGLTYLDDLLPKLWAFICELGPQGGLKLFLECLNNDTDESKQLLAMLMLFCDCSRHLITILDDIEVYEEQISFKMEELITISSFLNTFVYKMIWDGILENAKGEKLDLFHSVHGWLMVLYERDCRRRFTPDEHWLRKDLKPSLLFQELEKGKKRAQLLLQYIPHVIPHKNRVLLFRNIVTKEKETLGLVETSSASPHVTHITIRRSRMLEDGYDQLRRLPVNSIKGVIRVKFVNDLGVDEAGIDQDGVFKEFLEEIIKKVFNPALNLFKTTSGNERLYPSPTSNIHENHLQLFEFVGKMLGKALYEGIVVDVPFASFFLSQVLGHHHSSFYSSIDELPSLDSEFYKNLTSIKRYDGDVSDLGLTLSYDEDVMGQCVMS from the exons ATGTTCAGTGCCACGCAGACGTCCAAATCTCAGTTTCTGGACAAAGCTCGACTGGCGCGGGAGGAGAGGAAGGGACAAAAGGAGAAAGAGCGAGCAGCCACTCAGATCCAGGCTCTGATCCGCAGGTTCCTCTGCCGCTGTAGACTGCAGAGAGAAATCAG AAAAGAGGTTGATGACTTTTTTGCGACGACTGAAGCAGGGACCACAAAACGAAATGCACTGTCCATCTTTAAAATCGCaagaaaattattattcatattcaGTAAAGATGATAAATTG AGGTTTGAGAAGCTCTGTCGAACTATTCTGAGCAGCATGGAAGTTGAAAATGAGCCTAAA GTGTGGTATGTTTCTCTGGCTCTTTCTAAAGACCTCACCATCCCCTGGCTCAAACAGATCAAGGATGTACTCTGGGTCTCCTGTGAGTTCCTGAAGAAGCTGAAG CCGGACATTCTGCAGGAAAACAAACTGGTGACCCTCTACCTGACGATGCTCATCACCTTCACAGATACATCGACATGGAAAATTATAAGAGGGAAAG GAGAAGCTCTGAAACCTGCGTTAAACAGAATCTGTGAGAACATCATGGGCCACCTTAACCAGAAGGGGTTCTACTCTGTTTTACAG ATTTTATTGACCAATGGTCTGGCCCGGTCAAGGCCCTCGCTGTCCAAAGGCACACTTACCGCCattttcactctctccctcag GCCAGTTATAGCAGCTCATTTCTCCGATAATCTGCTGAGGTCTTTCCTGATCCACATCATGTCTGTCCCTGCTGTCATCTCCCACCTCAACACACTTACTCCAGAT TGTATGATCACTATCCAGATTCATGATCTCATGCGTAAGTTCATCTTGTTCCTCAGTCGTGAGGAGCAGTGTTTggacatttgtgtgtgtctggaggGAAGCCACACACTCTGCTTACTTG GTAACCTGATACAGCTGGGCTATGTGAATGTAAAGGTGCTGGAGCAGGAGGCTGGTCACTTTGTGAAGGATCTGACGGAGATGTTGTCGTACTGTCAGAGATACGTCTCTCAGAAGAAGTCCAACCTCACACACTGGCACCCGGTGCTGGGCTGGTTCTCTCAGACTGTGGACTATGG GCTGAACGAGTCCATGCCGCTGGTGACAAAGCAGCTACAGTGTTTATGGGGAGTTCCTGTGATCTGTACACTCTTCTGTGACGTCCTCAGCAAAAAACTTGAAGTCCAGGAACCCAtgccttctccttctcctcaaGCAAACACACTACAGAACAACCTGCCTGTTAAAA ATCTGTTTAAGCGTGCGTTCCAGAAGTCAGCGTCAGTGCGGAACATCCTGAAGCCAGTGGGGGGGAGGAGAGTGGACTCTGCGGAGGTGCAgaaagtgtgcagtgtgtgtgtactgtatcaAACAGCCCTCACAACACTCACACAGATTCGCCTGCAGATCCttacag GTTTGACATATCTGGATGATCTTCTACCAAAGCTGTGGGCCTTTATCTGTGAGCTTGGTCCTCAAGGGGGGCTCAAACTCTTCTTGGAATGTCTAAATAATGACACGGACGAATCCAAGCAGCTGCTGGCCATGCTCATGCTGTTCTGTGACTGCTCCAGGCACCTCATAAC AATTCTGGATGATATTGAGGTTTATGAGGAGcagatttcttttaaaatggaggaaCTCATCACCATCTCCTCCTTCCTCAACACATTTGTGTATAAAATGATCTGGGATGGCATTCTGG AGAATGCAAAGGGGGAGAAGCTGGATCTGTTCCACAGTGTACACGGCTGGCTGATGGTGCTTTATGAGAGAGACTGCCGCCGGAGGTTCACCCCTGACGAACACTGGCTTCGCAA GGACCTGAAGCCCAGTCTGCTGTTCCAGGAGctagagaaaggaaaaaagagagccCAGCTTCTGCTGCAGTATATCCCCCATGTCATCCCTCACAAAAAC AGGGTGCTGCTGTTCCGGAACATTGTTACAAAGGAGAAGGAGACACTGGGCTTGGTGGAAACAAGCTCTGCCTCCCCACATGTTACTCACATAACTATCCGCCGCTCACGCATgctggag gATGGTTATGACCAGTTGCGTAGGCTACCTGTGAACTCCATTAAGGGTGTGATCCGTGTGAAGTTTGTAAATGATCTGGGAGTGGACGAGGCTGGGATTGATCAGGACGGAGTTTTTAAGGAGTTTCTAGAGGAGATCATTAAGAAAGTCTTCAACCCAGCGCTCAACCTGTTCAAG ACAACCAGTGGAAACGAGCGACTCTATCCCTCGCCCACCTCTAACATCCACGAGAACCACCTGCAGCTGTTTGAGTTTGTGGGGAAGATGCTGGGGAAGGCCCTGTACGAGGGTATAGTGGTGGACGTTCCCTTCGCCTCCTTTTTCCTCAGCCAGGTCCTGGGACACCACCACAGCTCCTTCTACAGCTCCATCGACGAGCTGCCGTCCCTCGACTCCGAGTTTTACAAGAATCTCACGTCCATAAAG CGCTACGATGGGGATGTGAGTGATTTGGGGCTGACCTTGTCGTATGATGAGGATGTCATGGGACAG TGTGTCATGAGCTGA